One Vitis riparia cultivar Riparia Gloire de Montpellier isolate 1030 chromosome 4, EGFV_Vit.rip_1.0, whole genome shotgun sequence genomic window carries:
- the LOC117913335 gene encoding WAT1-related protein At1g68170-like: MASGKFSNVMTGLKPALAMVVVQVSLGGINIMYKLAKNDGMSMKVLIAYRYIFAAAFMFPLALIFDRKSRQKMTWMIFLQGSLCGLFGGSLGQNLYAESLTLTSATFAAAMTNIIPAMAFVLAIVLRMERLAIGTVAGKAKVLGTLLSISGALVLTFYKGVELNLWSTNINLLHHGAATSQQSSNDQVLGSILAVVACMCFAVWLIIQAKISMVYPSYSGTALTCVCAAIQSVVYAMCAEKEWSAWKLGWNIRLLTVVYTGVWATGLMVAIMSWAARLRGPLFVSSFYPLMLVTVAILGSLLLGEQLYLGSIIAVVLIVVGLYGVLWGKGKEMKQNAQIDGAKSSTEPELRGIVIETSSSTKGKPTATSTICPIQAADRGSGAVSPAAVVHE; encoded by the exons ATGGCTAGTGGGAAGTTTTCGAATGTCATGACAGGGCTGAAGCCAGCCCTGGCAATGGTGGTGGTTCAAGTGTCACTGGGAGGAATTAATATTATGTACAAATTAGCTAAGAATGACGGCATGAGCATGAAGGTTTTAATCGCCTACAGATATATATTCGCTGCAGCTTTTATGTTTCCACTTGCTTTGATATTTGATCG GAAGAGTAGGCAAAAAATGACATGGATGATCTTCTTGCAAGGTTCCTTATGTGGTTTATTTGg GGGGTCATTAGGTCAAAACTTATATGCTGAGAGCTTGACTCTAACGTCCGCAACTTTTGCAGCAGCAATGACTAACATTATTCCAGCCATGGCATTTGTCCTGGCAATTGTCTTGAG GATGGAAAGATTAGCAATAGGCACGGTTGCTGGAAAGGCTAAGGTGTTGGGCACTCTATTAAGCATAAGTGGTGCACTGGTTCTCACATTTTACAAAGGAGTAGAGCTCAATTTGTGGTCAACTAACATCAACTTGCTGCATCATGGTGCAGCAACCTCACAGCAATCATCTAATGATCAAGTCTTGGGCTCAATCTTAGCTGTTGTTGCTTGTATGTGCTTTGCAGTTTGGTTGATAATCCAG GCCAAGATTAGTATGGTGTATCCAAGCTACTCTGGAACTGCTCTTACTTGTGTCTGTGCAGCGATTCAGTCAGTTGTATATGCCATGTGTGCTGAGAAGGAATGGTCAGCATGGAAACTTGGTTGGAACATAAGACTTCTCACTGTTGTTTACACG GGAGTGTGGGCCACTGGATTGATGGTTGCAATAATGAGCTGGGCTGCAAGGCTGAGGGGGCCATTGTTTGTATCTTCTTTCTATCCCTTAATGCTTGTAACTGTTGCAATACTGGGGTCTCTCTTACTCGGCGAGCAACTATACTTGGGAAG CATAATAGCAGTAGTGTTGATCGTAGTGGGCTTGTATGGTGTTTTGTGGGGAAAAGGCAAGGAGATGAAGCAGAACGCCCAAATAGATGGAGCAAAAAGCTCTACGGAGCCAGAATTGAGAGGCATTGTCATAGAAACCTCATCCAGTACTAAGGGTAAACCGACCGCAACAAGTACTATTTGTCCCATCCAAGCTGCTGACCGAGGATCTGGTGCGGTTTCTCCTGCTGCAGTGGTGCATGAATAG
- the LOC117913336 gene encoding WAT1-related protein At1g68170-like — protein MATGKLRNHLEGLKPAMTMVIVQIIFGGLNIMYKLARNDGMSMKILVAYRNIFATAIMVPLALIFEGKSRPKLTWMIFLQGSLCGLFGGSLGQNLYAESLSLTSATFVAAMTNLVPAMTFVMAVFLRMERLAIGTIAGKAKLMGTIMSLGGAMILTFYKGVEIKLWSTNINLLHHGAAALQESSPNQVLGSLLAVASCVCIAVWLIVQTRMSMVYPSYSGTALMCVCASIQSVVYAMCTERDWSAWKLGWDIRLLTVVYSGVLASGLMVTLMTWVSRMRGPLFVSSFFPLMLVTVAILGSLLLHEQLHIGSIIAAVLIIVGLYIVLWGKGKEMKQTAQIHAAQSFSEQDLRHIVIENSSNSECKPEASGIIGPIEPADLGSGVPSAAAVGSAYNEADLRDHSMRKISKGFDVATFDVDFGQYHKIIVGLYIVSWGKGKEMKQTAQVHGAKSFSEQELRHIVIENSFNSECKPAASGIIVPIESADLGSGVPSAAAVVPE, from the exons ATGGCCACTGGAAAGTTGAGGAACCATTTGGAAGGGCTGAAGCCAGCCATGACAATGGTGATAGTTCAGATAATATTTGGAGGGCTAAATATTATGTACAAACTGGCTAGAAATGATGGCATGAGCATGAAGATTTTGGTCGCCTACCGAAATATCTTTGCAACAGCTATTATGGTTCCACTTGCTCTAATCTTTGAAGG GAAGAGTAGGCCAAAACTGACATGGATGATCTTCCTCCAGGGCTCATTGTGTGGATTATTTGG AGGGTCACTAGGTCAAAATTTATATGCCGAGAGCCTAAGCTTAACGTCAGCAACATTTGTAGCGGCAATGACAAACCTGGTTCCAGCTATGACATTTGTCATGGCTGTTTTCttaag GATGGAGAGATTAGCAATTGGAACAATTGCGGGAAAAGCTAAGTTAATGGGGACGATAATGAGCCTAGGTGGTGCAATGATTCTAACATTTTACAAAGGAGTAGAGATCAAGTTATGGTCAACCAACATCAACCTACTACATCATGGTGCTGCAGCATTACAAGAGTCGTCTCCTAATCAAGTGTTGGGCTCACTATTGGCTGTGGCTAGTTGTGTCTGTATTGCAGTTTGGTTGATAGTCCAG ACTAGGATGAGCATGGTGTATCCAAGCTACTCCGGAACTGCTCTAATGTGTGTTTGTGCATCAATTCAATCGGTTGTATATGCCATGTGCACTGAGAGGGACTGGTCCGCATGGAAACTTGGTTGGGACATTAGGCTTCTCACTGTTGTTTACTCA GGAGTGTTGGCCTCTGGATTAATGGTTACACTAATGACCTGGGTTTCAAGGATGAGAGGCCCATTGTTTGtatcttctttctttcccttaatGCTTGTAACCGTTGCCATACTTGGGTCGCTCTTACTCCACGAACAGCTACATATAGGAAG CATAATTGCAGCAGTGTTGATTATAGTGGGCTTGTATATTGTTTTATGGGGAAAAGGCAAGGAAATGAAGCAGACCGCCCAAATCCATGCAGCACAAAGCTTTAGCGAACAAGATCTGAGACATATTGTCATAGAAAATTCAAGTAACAGTGAGTGTAAACCAGAAGCAAGTGGTATTATTGGTCCCATTGAACCTGCTGACCTAGGATCTGGAGTGCCATCTGCAGCTGCAGTG GGAAGCGCATATAATGAGGCAGATCTTCGGGATCACAGTATGCGGAAAATATCTAAAGGTTTTGATGTGGCAACCTTTGACGTTGATTTTGGGCAATATCACAAG ATCATAGTGGGCTTGTATATCGTTTCATGGGGAAAAGGCAAGGAGATGAAACAGACCGCCCAAGTCCATGGAGCAAAAAGCTTTAGCGAACAAGAATTGAGACATATTGTCATAGAAAATTCATTTAACAGTGAGTGTAAACCAGCAGCAAGTGGTATTATTGTTCCCATTGAATCTGCGGACCTAGGATCTGGTGTGCCATCTGCAGCTGCAGTGGTGCCTGAATAA